The window ACGCGTTTTCGCGCTGCTCCTTTTCTCATTCCAACACCCTGAAGTTCTTCAGAGTCCCACTCTGGGTTTCCTAGGAAACACCTTCATCCCACCGctgccaacacccccttcaaccaccatATTGAATCCTCGTCTGTTATAAATCATTGGTCTTATTTTTTGTGCCCCCAAATTCAGTCAAAACAGACGACAGAGTACAACTTCAAAAATGTCTTCACCATCGAAGCGGTCAACGCGCAGCACCAGGAGTTCCCAGGCTGCTCAGAGCAGCCCCGCTGCTGAGAACTCGAGAACTCCCCGCCAGACTCGGACCTCAGCATTGGCCTCAAGTCCTATGGTATAcgattcctcctctcctaACAATGCGCCCTCGTCGCCTCTCCACCAGATGAGCAACACTCAGAGCACCGCCGGAAACAATGCCGCCAGCTCGCCCTTGCGCCAGCAGACCGAGACGCAGAGCACTGGTGATCGCACACCTCGCGCAAGCGGTCGTGGTCTCTTGGTTGGAGGTAAACCGCTGAAAAATGGCTTTTCTTTGCATCCAAAGCTAACATACCCCTGACAGACTCGTCCCCTATCCGCTATGATGAATCCAGCCCAGGgcccaacctcacccagcaGTCGGACCTTCGCAGTGAAAGCAGTGCGCTCTTCGTAAACGAGCGCACAAGACCTTCCCGGTCTCACCGTGGGGATATCAACCCAGATGTCATTCGCACACCACGCATGCCACGCCGAATTATCTTGGATGACGCAGGCCGAGTCGTTCGTGATGGCTCTCAAGTCGGGTCCGACGCcgcttccttctccaacaacaaccccaacacatCTGAGGCAAATGCCCTTGGTGGCATGAGCCAGGGTCTCGTATGGGGTACCACCGTCTCACTTGAAGACTCCTTCGCGGCCTTCAAGGAGTTTCTCCGAAACTTCACCAAAAAGTATCGCATGTGGGCGGATGGCGCAACCGAGGCTGACACCATGGGGAACCCCGAGGCGGATTCCAAGCCATATTGGGAGGCTTTGGAGAacatgttgttgctgggcaGCAACAGGTTGTACCTTGATCTTCGTGATCTCAAGGCGTACCCGCGAACGCTGAAGCTCTGGCATCAAGCCCAGGCCTACCCCACCGAAATTGTTCCAGTCATGGATCAATGCGTGCACGACTTCATGATTGATCTTGCGCGCGCTGAGATGGCTAGTCAAAGACAGGCCTCTCTTGCTGGCGGAAATATGCCTAACCCTTCCCAGAGCTCTGATCTGAACTTCCCCAGTTCTGATCGTGGGGAGGAGCCATCAACTCCCAGGCCTACCCAGGGACAGCAGATGACCCTTGAAGACCAGGTCTCCGCGGAGACGTATGTTGTGCGCCCATTCGGTATCGAGAAGAATACCAACCTGAGAGATCTCAACCCTTCAGATATGGACAAGCTTGTCTGCATCAAGGGTCTAGTGATCCGTACCACGCCTGTGATTCCCGACATGAAGGACGCTTTCTTCAAGTGCAGTGTTTGCGGACACTCCGTCACCGTTGAGTTGGACCGTGGCAAGATTCGGGAGCCGACTGAGTGCCCTCGCAATCGTTGTAAGTCCAAGAACTCGATGCAGATTATCCACAATCGCTGCACATTCACGGATAAGCAAGTAATCAAGCTGCAGGAGACTCCTGATGACACGCCTGCTGGCCAGACGCCTCATTCCGTTTCCATCTGCGCTTACAACGAGCTGGTTGACTTTTGCAAGGCCGGTGACCGTGTAGAGATTACGGGTATCTACAAGGTTACTCCTGTGCGTGTCAACCCTCGCATGCGGACGGTCAAGAGTGTGCACAAGACGTATGTGGACATTGTCCATGTCCAGAAAgtcgacaagaagagaatgGGCAATGACCCTTCTGTTCTTGACttggctgaggaggaagaggcccATATCAGCGGCCAGAGTCTTGATGAGATCAAAAAGATCTCGCCAGAGGATGAGGCCAGGATCAGGGAGACTGCTGCTCGTGCCGACATCTACGAGCTTTTGTCCCGGTCTCTCGCTCCATCAATCTACGAAATGGAGGATGTCAAGAAGGgtatcctcctccagctgttTGGTGGTACCAACAAAACCTTTGAAAAGGGCGCCAGTCCCCGCTACCGTGGCGATATCAACGTCCTGTTGTGTGGTGACCCTTCAACGTCCAAGTCTCAGCTTTTGGGTTACGTCCACCGCATCGCCCCCCGCGGTGTGTACACCAGCGGCAAGGGTTCCTCTGCGGTCGGTCTTACAGCCTATGTCACCCGCGACCCAGAGACCAGACAGCTGGTTCTCGAGTCCGGCGCCTTGGTCTTGTCCGACGGTGGTGTGTGCTGCATTGACGAGTTTGACAAGATGAACGAGTCCACTCGCTCTGTTCTCCACGAAGTGATGGAACAGCAGACCGTCTCTGTCGCCAAGGCaggcatcatcaccaccctcaacgccAGGACTTCCATCCTAGCCTCTGCCAACCCGATCGGCAGTCGTTACAACCCTGACCTCTCCGTCCCGCAAAACATTGATCTTCCCCCTACCCTACTCTCCCGTTTCGATCTGGTCTATCTCATCCTCGATCGAGCCGACGAGAAGCAAGATCAGCGCTTGGCTAAGCATTTGCTGTCCATGTATCTCGAGGACAAGCCTGACTCGGCCCACTCCAACAATGATATCCTGGTATGTTCATCCCTCTTTCTCCATCTACTTCCTCCCGACTAACAGTCTCCAGCCAATCGAATTCCTCACCTCTTACATCTCCTACGCCCGCCAAAAAGTCAACCCCCAGATCTCCAACGAAGCCGCCAAGGAGCTCGTCGACTCGTACGTCGAGATGCGCAAGCTCGGCCAGGACGTCCGCGCCGCAGAGAAGCGCATCACGGCCACCACCCGTCAGCTCGAGAGCATGATTCGTCTCTCTGAGGCCCACGCTCGCATGCGTCTCTCCGAGACGGTCACTCAAAATGACGTAAAGGAGGCGGTGAGGCTGATCAAATCCGCCCTCAAGACGGCGGCGACGGATGCGCAGGGCAGAATCGAC is drawn from Podospora pseudocomata strain CBS 415.72m chromosome 1 map unlocalized CBS415.72m_1, whole genome shotgun sequence and contains these coding sequences:
- the CDC54 gene encoding MCM DNA helicase complex subunit (COG:L; EggNog:ENOG503NWYY); this translates as MSSPSKRSTRSTRSSQAAQSSPAAENSRTPRQTRTSALASSPMVYDSSSPNNAPSSPLHQMSNTQSTAGNNAASSPLRQQTETQSTGDRTPRASGRGLLVGDSSPIRYDESSPGPNLTQQSDLRSESSALFVNERTRPSRSHRGDINPDVIRTPRMPRRIILDDAGRVVRDGSQVGSDAASFSNNNPNTSEANALGGMSQGLVWGTTVSLEDSFAAFKEFLRNFTKKYRMWADGATEADTMGNPEADSKPYWEALENMLLLGSNRLYLDLRDLKAYPRTLKLWHQAQAYPTEIVPVMDQCVHDFMIDLARAEMASQRQASLAGGNMPNPSQSSDLNFPSSDRGEEPSTPRPTQGQQMTLEDQVSAETYVVRPFGIEKNTNLRDLNPSDMDKLVCIKGLVIRTTPVIPDMKDAFFKCSVCGHSVTVELDRGKIREPTECPRNRCKSKNSMQIIHNRCTFTDKQVIKLQETPDDTPAGQTPHSVSICAYNELVDFCKAGDRVEITGIYKVTPVRVNPRMRTVKSVHKTYVDIVHVQKVDKKRMGNDPSVLDLAEEEEAHISGQSLDEIKKISPEDEARIRETAARADIYELLSRSLAPSIYEMEDVKKGILLQLFGGTNKTFEKGASPRYRGDINVLLCGDPSTSKSQLLGYVHRIAPRGVYTSGKGSSAVGLTAYVTRDPETRQLVLESGALVLSDGGVCCIDEFDKMNESTRSVLHEVMEQQTVSVAKAGIITTLNARTSILASANPIGSRYNPDLSVPQNIDLPPTLLSRFDLVYLILDRADEKQDQRLAKHLLSMYLEDKPDSAHSNNDILPIEFLTSYISYARQKVNPQISNEAAKELVDSYVEMRKLGQDVRAAEKRITATTRQLESMIRLSEAHARMRLSETVTQNDVKEAVRLIKSALKTAATDAQGRIDMSLLTEGTSAADRRKKAEIKDAIVRLLDELTAGGQSVKFAEVARKLSDGASVPVESANFAEAMRTLEMEGAIMVSGEGARKSVRRVTAQV